One region of Spiroplasma culicicola AES-1 genomic DNA includes:
- a CDS encoding 6-phosphogluconolactonase yields MRKIIKKDYEQLSQDMASTLFNLLTSKETLNIALTGGKTPIRTYEILKDKLKGIKIENKYLYNFDEIGYLDSDNGFGVTRDDLNHLLFDHLDIDKECLIHLNTLNWKEWPHILQQNGGFDFILMGLGADGHFCGNLPSNTDINSKLRFTKMSEQETKKLQSGLKIERPLSGEFVTIGPKEVMSSKKIVIIVNGEVKKDAVKKLYEEHIDMNWPSTILTLHNNFDLIVTEDCL; encoded by the coding sequence ATGAGAAAAATAATTAAAAAAGATTATGAACAATTAAGCCAAGATATGGCATCAACTTTATTTAATCTCTTAACAAGCAAAGAAACATTAAATATTGCTTTAACTGGAGGAAAAACTCCAATTCGCACCTATGAAATTTTAAAAGATAAATTAAAAGGTATTAAAATTGAAAATAAATATTTATACAATTTTGATGAAATTGGCTATCTAGATAGTGATAATGGTTTTGGGGTAACTCGTGATGACTTAAATCACCTCTTATTTGATCATTTAGATATTGATAAAGAATGTTTAATTCATTTAAATACTTTAAATTGAAAAGAATGACCCCATATTTTGCAACAAAATGGAGGTTTTGATTTCATTTTAATGGGTTTAGGAGCTGATGGCCATTTCTGTGGAAATTTACCAAGTAATACAGATATCAATTCAAAATTAAGATTCACAAAAATGAGTGAACAAGAAACAAAAAAACTTCAAAGTGGTTTAAAAATAGAACGTCCTTTAAGTGGCGAATTTGTCACAATTGGCCCTAAAGAAGTTATGAGTTCTAAAAAAATTGTTATTATTGTCAATGGAGAAGTAAAAAAAGACGCTGTTAAAAAATTATATGAAGAACATATTGACATGAATTGGCCTTCAACAATTTTAACTTTACATAATAATTTTGATTTAATTGTTACAGAAGACTGCCTATAG
- a CDS encoding PTS glucose transporter subunit IIA: MQKIKIYAPVDGYIDSIDKLNDGVFSQKLLGDGFYIRASGKEKKDFFSPIEMGKVKFIAESLHAIFFELEKDLSILMHIGLDTVSLDGKPFSNAIEIESDVNLSKRIISVDINYINNAGLDHVCPITINSESDEYRFNILKVGDVKQGELIGEFELINKNDVLNKIIDPKEFFAQDNKFAQIAKEINNLVGGQANYNNVYNCMTRLRFSIKNKELVNEENIKKINLTKGIIWNGNELQVIIGQEVYKVKDEVIKDNEISLGNFDLNSKVKELTLFRRLLQTFAGIMTPIIPAFLSAGMISAIIGILTWVGVMPALGFVDTTQLFNEKWWWVILFVMGKTSSMFIGIIVGYSASKFFDLRRIIGVVIALILCSPILYSNGGEMGMGGEWVIVDFGEIKGITDIELNLIIQKITKLVITGAQFKLFVVIGAIYIAKKLDDWLGKKIPVIIELTIRPFLVILLTCTLTFIILLPLWNIFEGLFGVIMFYIGKLPFGLGVGIYCAIWQICVLFGVHMALGIISSIQIIVSATTGLGGYALFTPGSSISVWAQWGAMVGLMIITKNSALKKQAIGLIPVGILGITEPIIYGINLPRKRVFWSGILAAFIAGLFAGFVGVTGRIQTGIGIFEIIGAFQYPIQDPTGSIGIPLGQLTQLNNGIFYILSCLIAIGASILLTLLFNIERKTEKQSLKFVSAKLLSIMKLQGLINEKNKKEVINIFNEIPELVTVEEQKHIKEIEKKVQRLLKYETQLNSLETKEVNINDKYMEKGKNLIKKNKLKEAEQLIEIMQQKNFDLRKNEIKELISNVKTEIDYKPIDNFVNSKIQDIKNKLVNINKTYNFELVLLQEINNSYKNALNVMRIHYDIDSKEPEYNFAKEIAILKSINKENKSKINKKI; encoded by the coding sequence ATGCAAAAAATAAAAATATATGCACCAGTTGATGGTTATATTGATTCAATTGATAAACTAAATGATGGTGTATTTAGTCAAAAACTGCTTGGTGATGGTTTTTATATTAGAGCCTCTGGAAAAGAAAAAAAAGATTTCTTTTCGCCAATTGAAATGGGAAAAGTAAAATTTATTGCAGAAAGCTTACATGCAATTTTTTTTGAACTTGAAAAAGATTTAAGTATTTTAATGCATATAGGTTTAGACACAGTTAGTTTGGATGGAAAACCTTTTAGCAATGCAATTGAAATAGAAAGTGATGTAAATCTTAGCAAGAGAATCATATCTGTAGATATTAATTATATTAATAATGCAGGTTTAGACCATGTCTGTCCAATTACAATTAATTCTGAAAGTGATGAATATAGATTTAATATTTTAAAAGTTGGAGATGTTAAACAAGGGGAATTAATTGGAGAATTTGAATTAATTAATAAAAACGATGTTTTAAATAAAATTATTGATCCAAAAGAATTCTTTGCACAAGATAATAAGTTTGCTCAGATTGCAAAGGAAATTAATAATCTAGTTGGGGGACAAGCAAATTATAATAATGTTTATAATTGTATGACAAGATTGCGCTTTTCAATTAAAAACAAAGAATTAGTTAATGAAGAAAACATTAAAAAAATTAATCTTACTAAAGGAATAATTTGAAATGGTAATGAACTTCAAGTTATTATTGGTCAAGAAGTATATAAAGTAAAAGATGAAGTTATTAAAGATAATGAAATCAGTCTTGGAAATTTTGATTTGAATTCAAAAGTAAAGGAATTGACTTTATTTCGTAGACTTTTACAAACTTTTGCCGGAATAATGACACCAATTATTCCAGCTTTTTTAAGTGCAGGAATGATTTCTGCAATAATTGGTATTTTAACGTGAGTGGGAGTCATGCCTGCACTTGGTTTTGTAGATACAACACAATTATTTAATGAAAAATGATGATGAGTAATTTTATTTGTTATGGGAAAAACAAGTTCAATGTTTATTGGAATAATTGTAGGTTACTCAGCTTCTAAATTTTTTGATTTAAGAAGAATAATAGGAGTAGTAATTGCACTAATACTTTGTTCGCCCATCCTATATAGTAATGGTGGAGAAATGGGTATGGGTGGAGAATGAGTAATTGTTGATTTTGGTGAAATTAAAGGTATTACTGATATTGAATTAAATTTAATTATTCAAAAAATAACAAAATTAGTGATTACAGGAGCACAATTTAAGTTATTTGTAGTTATTGGAGCAATTTATATTGCAAAAAAACTAGATGATTGATTAGGTAAAAAAATTCCAGTAATTATTGAATTAACAATTCGCCCATTTTTAGTTATATTATTAACATGTACATTAACTTTTATAATTCTTTTACCTTTATGAAATATTTTTGAAGGATTATTTGGAGTAATAATGTTTTATATTGGTAAATTACCATTTGGACTTGGAGTCGGAATTTATTGTGCTATATGACAAATTTGTGTTTTATTTGGTGTCCATATGGCTTTGGGAATAATTTCTTCAATTCAAATTATAGTTTCTGCAACTACTGGATTAGGAGGATATGCTTTATTTACACCTGGTTCTTCCATTTCTGTTTGAGCACAGTGAGGAGCAATGGTTGGATTAATGATAATCACTAAAAATTCTGCCCTTAAAAAACAAGCTATAGGTTTAATTCCAGTAGGTATTTTAGGAATTACAGAACCAATTATATATGGAATTAATTTACCAAGAAAAAGAGTATTTTGATCAGGTATTTTAGCAGCATTTATAGCAGGTTTATTTGCAGGATTTGTTGGAGTTACAGGAAGAATTCAAACTGGAATAGGTATTTTTGAAATTATTGGTGCCTTTCAATATCCAATCCAAGATCCAACTGGTTCAATTGGTATTCCTTTAGGGCAATTAACACAGTTGAATAACGGAATTTTCTATATATTGTCTTGTTTAATTGCAATTGGTGCTTCAATATTACTTACTTTATTATTTAATATTGAAAGAAAAACTGAAAAACAAAGCCTTAAATTTGTTTCAGCAAAACTTTTATCAATAATGAAATTACAAGGACTGATAAATGAAAAAAACAAAAAAGAAGTTATTAATATATTTAATGAAATTCCAGAATTAGTAACAGTTGAAGAACAAAAACACATTAAAGAAATTGAAAAAAAAGTTCAGAGACTATTAAAATATGAAACACAATTAAATTCACTTGAAACAAAAGAAGTCAATATTAATGACAAATACATGGAAAAAGGTAAAAATTTAATTAAAAAAAATAAATTAAAAGAAGCTGAGCAATTAATTGAAATTATGCAACAAAAAAACTTTGATTTAAGAAAAAATGAAATTAAAGAATTAATTAGCAATGTAAAAACAGAGATTGATTATAAACCAATAGATAATTTTGTTAATTCAAAAATTCAAGATATCAAAAATAAATTAGTAAATATTAATAAGACATATAATTTTGAATTAGTTCTTTTACAAGAAATTAATAATTCATATAAAAATGCTTTAAATGTTATGCGTATACATTATGATATTGATTCTAAAGAACCTGAATATAATTTTGCTAAAGAAATAGCTATTTTAAAATCTATTAATAAAGAAAATAAAAGCAAAATTAATAAGAAAATATAA
- a CDS encoding alanine--tRNA ligase-related protein produces MLKNFKGYNVFEITTKITEFLNKVKFTLLYLEETVFFPESAGQVGDLGIIQFNNKDYKILGLTISDDKVVHKTELIEDIEVGSIVTAKIDKNHRDLVSQNHSAAHLLFDTLRELFPTSLGKGYFNDENGLRIDMQLNEKVDWNLILKLNEIVTNKRQTTANKEEIIVDAKTAKEEYNLSIEFNEKELEGDLRIVKFDHVSIQLCSGTHVNNLSEIKDFLIYDFESKGNNIYRFYAKTNEILIKDEYNKLTEKEILEVSNLFDKYAKLKQQFGNDQNIEQALETFLEIKKDTLNFNWDSFLKFKIFINDLKKNMNEYFVQVETKKKDFLFNKYKNIEPNINGETKIFILEENGLENKDYNFICDLILKNNSNSYVEIIDQTSKMFFCKSNGSIKAFERMQEHQTFNIKGGGNEKTAQGKIIERKNSN; encoded by the coding sequence ATGTTGAAAAATTTTAAAGGATATAATGTGTTTGAAATTACAACTAAAATAACTGAATTTCTAAATAAAGTAAAGTTTACTTTACTTTATTTAGAAGAAACTGTATTTTTTCCCGAATCAGCAGGACAAGTTGGTGATTTAGGAATAATACAATTCAATAATAAAGACTATAAAATACTTGGTCTTACAATTAGTGATGATAAAGTTGTTCACAAAACAGAACTAATTGAAGATATAGAAGTAGGTTCTATTGTAACTGCAAAAATTGACAAAAATCATAGAGATTTAGTTAGTCAAAACCATAGTGCTGCGCATTTATTATTCGATACTCTAAGAGAACTGTTTCCAACATCTTTAGGTAAAGGGTATTTTAATGATGAAAATGGGTTAAGAATTGATATGCAACTTAATGAAAAAGTTGATTGAAATTTAATTTTGAAATTAAATGAAATAGTTACAAATAAAAGACAAACTACAGCCAACAAAGAAGAAATTATAGTTGATGCTAAAACTGCAAAGGAAGAATATAATCTTTCGATTGAATTTAATGAAAAAGAACTAGAAGGTGATTTAAGAATTGTAAAATTTGATCACGTTTCAATTCAATTATGTAGTGGGACTCATGTTAATAATTTATCTGAAATTAAGGATTTCTTAATTTATGATTTTGAATCAAAAGGAAATAATATTTATAGATTTTATGCTAAAACAAATGAAATATTAATTAAAGATGAATACAATAAACTAACTGAAAAAGAAATCTTAGAAGTTTCAAATCTTTTTGATAAATATGCAAAACTAAAACAACAATTTGGAAATGATCAAAATATTGAACAAGCCTTAGAAACATTTTTAGAAATCAAAAAAGATACTTTAAATTTTAATTGAGATTCATTTTTAAAATTTAAAATATTTATAAATGATTTAAAAAAGAATATGAATGAATATTTTGTTCAAGTAGAGACAAAGAAAAAAGATTTCTTATTTAACAAATATAAAAATATTGAACCAAATATTAATGGAGAAACTAAAATATTTATTTTAGAAGAAAATGGTTTAGAAAATAAAGATTATAATTTTATTTGTGATTTGATATTAAAAAATAATTCAAATTCTTATGTTGAAATTATTGATCAAACTTCTAAAATGTTTTTTTGTAAATCTAATGGTTCTATAAAAGCATTTGAAAGAATGCAAGAGCATCAAACTTTTAATATTAAAGGTGGAGGAAATGAAAAAACTGCACAAGGAAAAATTATTGAAAGAAAAAACTCAAATTAG
- a CDS encoding sulfite exporter TauE/SafE family protein, which translates to MSIWIICSLFLLVILISSVGSISGVGGGVLYVPLLLVFFSSSILELEKIKFISTFLVLISSLFNVLIEIFKKRFSYIILLIGITFSVPTIFLGNWINSLLANDNYLKIIILVMLTIVTILLIVNEYYFSKNKLKQKDILEKNKWMYFQYNEFKLNWLFLSTIALLSGLITSLTGMGGGPILMPLLLMIFKLDVKNSTPISHTLIAISSFITLFFNFELFSDQTIMLNLVLPLSIAAIIGAISAIYLKRIIKKEIIIKWILIILIWASEIKMLIDIINS; encoded by the coding sequence ATGAGTATATGAATAATTTGTAGTCTATTTCTATTAGTAATATTAATCTCTTCAGTTGGTTCAATAAGTGGAGTTGGTGGTGGAGTATTATACGTTCCATTATTACTAGTTTTCTTTTCAAGTTCTATTTTAGAATTAGAAAAAATAAAATTTATCTCAACTTTTTTAGTATTAATTTCTTCATTATTTAATGTTTTAATTGAAATATTTAAGAAGCGTTTTAGTTACATTATCTTACTAATAGGTATAACCTTTTCAGTTCCAACAATATTTTTAGGAAATTGAATTAATAGTTTATTAGCAAATGATAATTATTTAAAAATAATCATTTTAGTAATGTTAACAATTGTAACTATTTTATTAATTGTTAATGAATACTATTTTTCTAAAAATAAATTGAAGCAAAAAGATATTTTAGAGAAAAACAAATGAATGTATTTTCAATATAATGAATTTAAATTAAATTGATTATTTTTATCAACAATTGCATTATTATCTGGACTAATAACTTCACTAACTGGGATGGGTGGCGGTCCTATTCTTATGCCTTTACTTCTAATGATTTTTAAATTAGATGTAAAAAATAGTACTCCTATTAGCCATACTTTAATTGCAATCTCAAGTTTTATTACCTTATTTTTTAATTTTGAACTCTTTTCAGATCAAACAATTATGCTTAACCTAGTCCTTCCGCTTTCAATTGCAGCTATAATTGGAGCAATTAGTGCAATTTATTTAAAAAGGATAATAAAAAAAGAAATTATTATTAAGTGAATATTAATCATTTTAATTTGAGCTTCTGAAATTAAAATGTTAATTGATATTATTAATTCTTAA
- a CDS encoding PTS glucose transporter subunit IIA, translated as MNELKLYAPIDCEVESIENLNDGVFSEKMLGDGIFLKPLKDVEEFYSVFSAGSIEQIFNTKHAFFEKSSEGPIVLVHIGLDTVTLKGSPFNYNVTEKQIVNLNSKIVDVNMREIKESNLRTETAIVFDEESFNGWKISNIKKGKVKKGDEILTLTFEGIKREITKIDFKEALEKGLDDRDRFSIIADEIYSLVGGESNYNKYYNCITRLRFDIKDKSKINENEIKKISLVKGFNWSGNELQIIFGGAVNRVREAYDKYIKIKDSGEFDLKTGGKKYLPNKKSFANKAMDMFKGIILPCLPVFLGTALITATKAILEITGVIEVVNTGSIYSNYNIFEVILFTLAYSSSSFLTIFICYSTVRYFNGNGIYGLMVGVIISAPLLFRGILQFAPGTEQAIGMGAWSYPIWQTKSFVEPNGLPVVWLKLGGMPNSLIAGIGAGYLVVKSQNFFTKIIPGNASMVLIPPSIILSVGVSMFLILGPMIGFLETFLGQMVGLLIKVPWGIDRFIFGLLWPMLVITGAHVSLLMIITLPRIMDPGNVNIAIPLLTCIFCSALGQMGVGIGLLFKSKDPKVKENIYGALPASIFGISEPMMYGVNLPNGKAFFYACFATACGSLAIGVTGGNNWPQGGNGILSIINSLGPDASVTSLLSNMFGWIVTLGVGITLSLLLVKNRADEKSIISSTNRYIRRLFTKNNIVLPQVVEKNMTALEQLMTKENKKLIKDLEQKYSKLRTLEIKISKLEIDLNSKRNVLSKKFNKLRGKKDQATLITLLEKINEIQNSTITKKYVDQANILKKEIDQLNIQYNTLLDNLTKLYELIIVDVKKPLNYEFIDEFTKMYFNGVQSMNIYFDNVKSQKVNINKKDLYNLNIQ; from the coding sequence ATGAATGAATTAAAATTATATGCCCCAATTGATTGTGAAGTTGAATCAATTGAAAATTTAAATGATGGTGTATTTAGCGAAAAAATGTTGGGTGATGGGATTTTTTTAAAACCATTAAAAGATGTAGAAGAATTTTATTCAGTATTTTCTGCAGGAAGTATTGAACAAATATTTAATACTAAACATGCTTTTTTTGAGAAAAGCAGTGAAGGACCAATTGTTCTTGTTCATATTGGTCTAGATACAGTTACATTAAAAGGTTCTCCATTTAATTACAATGTAACAGAAAAACAAATTGTAAATTTAAACTCTAAAATTGTAGACGTTAATATGAGAGAAATTAAAGAAAGTAATTTACGAACTGAAACTGCAATAGTTTTTGATGAGGAATCATTTAATGGGTGAAAAATTTCAAATATTAAAAAAGGTAAAGTTAAAAAAGGAGATGAAATTTTAACTTTAACTTTTGAAGGAATTAAAAGAGAAATCACCAAAATTGACTTTAAAGAAGCATTAGAAAAAGGATTAGATGATAGGGATAGATTTTCTATTATTGCAGATGAAATATATTCTTTAGTAGGTGGAGAAAGCAATTATAACAAATATTATAATTGTATTACTCGTTTAAGATTTGATATTAAAGATAAATCAAAAATCAATGAAAATGAAATTAAAAAAATTAGTTTAGTTAAGGGATTTAATTGATCTGGAAATGAACTTCAAATAATATTTGGTGGCGCTGTAAATCGAGTTAGAGAAGCCTATGATAAATATATTAAGATAAAAGATTCAGGAGAATTTGATTTAAAAACTGGAGGTAAAAAATATTTACCAAATAAAAAATCATTTGCAAATAAAGCTATGGACATGTTTAAAGGTATTATCTTACCGTGTCTTCCAGTTTTTCTTGGAACTGCATTAATTACAGCAACAAAAGCAATATTAGAAATCACTGGAGTAATTGAAGTTGTAAATACAGGATCAATTTATTCAAACTATAATATTTTTGAAGTAATATTATTTACTCTTGCTTATTCAAGTAGTAGTTTTTTAACAATTTTTATTTGTTATTCTACAGTTAGATATTTTAATGGAAATGGTATATATGGTTTAATGGTTGGAGTAATTATATCTGCACCATTACTATTTAGAGGTATTCTTCAATTTGCTCCTGGAACAGAACAGGCAATTGGAATGGGCGCTTGAAGTTATCCAATTTGACAAACAAAATCATTTGTTGAACCTAATGGTTTGCCAGTAGTTTGATTGAAACTTGGTGGAATGCCCAATTCTTTAATTGCAGGAATTGGTGCAGGTTATTTAGTAGTTAAATCACAGAATTTCTTTACTAAAATTATTCCAGGAAATGCTTCAATGGTTTTAATACCTCCAAGTATAATTTTATCTGTTGGTGTATCAATGTTTTTAATTTTAGGACCAATGATTGGTTTTTTAGAAACATTCTTAGGTCAAATGGTAGGTTTATTAATTAAAGTACCATGAGGAATTGATAGATTTATTTTTGGATTACTGTGACCAATGTTAGTAATTACAGGAGCACATGTCTCATTACTGATGATTATTACATTGCCTCGTATAATGGATCCAGGAAATGTAAATATTGCAATTCCATTATTAACTTGCATATTTTGTTCTGCTTTAGGTCAAATGGGTGTAGGAATTGGACTTCTATTTAAAAGTAAAGATCCAAAAGTAAAAGAAAATATTTATGGTGCATTGCCAGCAAGTATTTTTGGTATAAGTGAACCAATGATGTATGGGGTTAATTTACCAAATGGAAAAGCTTTCTTCTATGCTTGTTTTGCAACAGCCTGTGGAAGTTTGGCAATTGGAGTTACTGGGGGAAATAATTGACCACAAGGTGGAAATGGAATTTTAAGTATAATCAATTCTTTAGGACCTGATGCTTCTGTTACATCTTTACTTTCAAATATGTTTGGATGAATTGTAACTTTAGGTGTAGGAATTACTTTATCTCTTTTATTAGTAAAAAATAGAGCCGATGAAAAATCTATTATTAGTTCAACTAATAGATATATAAGAAGATTATTTACAAAAAATAATATTGTTTTACCACAAGTAGTTGAAAAAAATATGACTGCTCTTGAACAATTAATGACAAAAGAAAATAAAAAATTAATTAAAGATTTAGAACAAAAATATTCTAAGTTAAGAACATTAGAAATTAAAATTTCAAAACTTGAAATTGATTTAAATAGTAAAAGAAATGTTTTATCTAAAAAATTCAATAAATTAAGAGGAAAAAAAGATCAAGCAACTTTAATTACTTTACTTGAAAAAATAAATGAAATTCAAAATTCAACAATTACAAAAAAATATGTGGATCAAGCAAATATATTAAAAAAAGAAATTGACCAATTAAATATCCAATATAATACTTTGCTTGATAATTTAACAAAACTTTATGAATTAATTATTGTTGATGTTAAAAAACCTTTAAATTATGAATTTATAGATGAATTTACTAAAATGTATTTTAATGGAGTGCAATCTATGAATATTTACTTTGATAATGTAAAATCACAAAAAGTAAATATTAATAAAAAAGACTTGTATAATTTAAATATTCAATAG
- a CDS encoding formylglycine-generating enzyme family protein, producing MIKIKGHQFVMGSNKSDGFAYDLESPEVIVNVNDFEIASTPVTNQEFQKFVNATGYITDAEHNNKSFVFRDSISQEIKEISNIVEGLPWWYEVIGANWKQPFGPNSSIEDLLDHPVVHVSRKDAIEYCKWAGLRLPTEAEWEFAARGGLEKKPYPWGDELYINGERNCNIWNGEFPEWDNKKELPQVKPVKSYTPNGYGLYQMSGNVWEWCLNRRWVELKDFNDNNYLNTLFSDVYKNIENAQYAIRGGSFLCHDNYCRRYKVHGRNGNIANSTSNNLSFRCVKN from the coding sequence ATGATAAAAATTAAGGGACATCAATTTGTAATGGGATCAAATAAAAGTGATGGTTTTGCTTATGATTTAGAATCTCCTGAAGTTATTGTTAATGTAAATGATTTTGAAATAGCATCAACTCCTGTTACAAATCAAGAATTTCAAAAGTTTGTAAATGCAACAGGTTATATAACTGATGCAGAACATAATAATAAATCTTTTGTGTTTAGAGATTCTATTTCTCAAGAAATTAAAGAAATAAGTAACATTGTTGAAGGCTTACCTTGATGATATGAAGTAATTGGTGCTAATTGAAAGCAACCCTTTGGACCTAATTCTTCAATTGAAGATTTATTAGATCATCCTGTTGTTCATGTTTCTAGAAAAGATGCAATTGAATATTGTAAATGAGCTGGATTGAGATTACCAACAGAAGCTGAATGAGAATTTGCAGCTAGGGGAGGATTAGAAAAAAAACCTTATCCATGAGGAGATGAGCTCTATATTAATGGAGAAAGAAATTGTAATATATGAAATGGTGAATTTCCTGAGTGGGATAATAAAAAGGAGCTACCTCAAGTAAAACCAGTAAAGAGCTATACTCCAAATGGATATGGTCTTTATCAAATGAGTGGCAATGTTTGAGAATGATGTTTAAATAGACGATGAGTTGAGCTGAAAGATTTTAATGACAATAATTATTTAAATACATTATTTTCAGATGTCTATAAAAATATTGAAAATGCTCAATATGCTATACGCGGGGGATCATTTTTGTGTCATGATAATTATTGTCGAAGATATAAGGTTCATGGAAGAAATGGAAATATAGCAAATTCAACTTCAAATAATTTAAGTTTTAGATGTGTTAAAAATTAA
- a CDS encoding sulfatase — translation MRAVILMFDTLTRKYLPNYGNDWVKAKNFERLEHKAITFDTFYGGSMPCMPARREMHTGRYNFLHRGWGQLEPFDNSVFEILKKNNIYTHLVTDHSHYWEDGGSTYHNRYDTWEGFRGQETDRWMPVTKDLNYKNEHYLNKPRKNMEFNIENRAHWIKEQDYSSVKTVNAGLKFLNKFKDRDNWLLQIECFDPHEPFLVPEEYRKLYGCTDSEVRPNFPKYQDIDFEENKEEILATRKEYAALISMVDKYVGKVLDFFDENNLWEDTMLIINTDHGFSIGEHNFIGKNLAPFYDEIIHTPFFLHIPEFKELDGGRISEVAQTIDIPKTILDYFKISDDYDRDGKSLLKLLKEKQKNHESILFGMNMGHVGIFDGKYVYMRASKDSSNSPNAQYTLNFNLMRGFLPKELLKHMTYVEGSRYSDGVPLMKINLPANGYIDSYKYGNLLFDMENDPEQLIPIKDSQLEQEMINKLIKRLKEVDTPIEIYQRLGLEI, via the coding sequence ATGAGAGCTGTAATTTTAATGTTTGATACATTAACTAGAAAATATCTTCCAAATTATGGAAATGATTGAGTAAAAGCTAAAAATTTTGAGCGTTTAGAACATAAAGCAATTACATTTGATACATTTTATGGAGGCAGTATGCCTTGCATGCCTGCAAGAAGAGAAATGCATACTGGAAGATATAATTTTTTACACCGTGGGTGAGGCCAACTTGAACCATTTGATAATTCTGTATTTGAAATATTGAAAAAAAATAATATTTATACTCATTTAGTGACAGACCACTCACATTATTGAGAGGATGGAGGTTCAACATATCACAACAGATATGACACTTGAGAAGGTTTTAGGGGTCAAGAAACTGATAGATGAATGCCAGTAACTAAAGACTTAAACTATAAAAATGAACATTATTTAAATAAACCAAGAAAAAATATGGAATTTAATATTGAAAATCGAGCACATTGAATAAAAGAACAAGATTATTCAAGTGTTAAAACTGTAAATGCTGGCTTAAAATTTTTAAATAAGTTTAAAGATAGAGATAATTGATTGTTGCAAATAGAATGTTTTGATCCTCATGAACCATTTTTAGTGCCAGAAGAATATAGAAAACTTTATGGTTGTACAGATTCTGAAGTTCGTCCAAACTTTCCAAAATACCAAGATATTGACTTTGAAGAAAACAAAGAAGAAATTTTGGCAACTAGAAAAGAATATGCAGCTTTAATTAGTATGGTAGACAAATATGTTGGTAAAGTTTTAGATTTCTTTGATGAAAATAATCTTTGAGAAGATACTATGTTAATTATTAATACAGATCATGGTTTTTCAATCGGAGAGCATAATTTTATTGGAAAAAATTTAGCTCCATTCTATGATGAAATTATCCATACTCCATTCTTTTTACACATACCAGAATTTAAAGAATTAGATGGGGGAAGAATTTCTGAAGTTGCCCAAACAATAGATATTCCCAAAACAATTTTAGATTATTTTAAAATATCTGATGATTATGATCGAGATGGAAAATCTTTATTAAAACTTTTAAAAGAAAAACAAAAAAATCATGAGTCAATATTATTTGGTATGAATATGGGACACGTTGGTATTTTCGATGGAAAATATGTATATATGAGAGCATCAAAGGATAGTTCAAATTCTCCTAATGCACAATATACATTAAATTTTAATTTAATGAGAGGTTTTTTACCAAAAGAGTTATTAAAACATATGACTTATGTTGAAGGTTCAAGATATTCTGATGGAGTTCCATTAATGAAAATAAATTTACCTGCAAATGGTTATATTGATTCATATAAATATGGAAATCTACTTTTTGATATGGAAAATGATCCCGAACAATTAATTCCAATTAAAGATTCACAGTTAGAACAAGAAATGATCAATAAATTAATCAAAAGATTAAAAGAGGTAGATACCCCAATTGAAATATATCAAAGATTAGGATTAGAAATATAA